The nucleotide sequence GTACTGAAATTCCTTACTCCATTGCTATGAAAAGTTATAACAACTTTAAATACCTTCATGATAATATTTTGTATCCTCGTATGCGCTGTCATTTCCATAATTGGACTTGTGATTTCAGACAAGTTAACTAATCCACTGATAAAACTACAGAAATTATCAGATCTTATTGCAAGCGGAGATTTGACTACAAATGATTATGAAATAAAATCAAATGATGAATTTGGAAACTTGACACATTCATTTTTCACTATGTCTCAAAACTTAAAAAATCTTATAATTCAAATTAAAGAAAGTTCCTCACGTCTTGAGGATGTCTCTACTGAAATGTTAAAAAGTTGTAGTGAATCAGCCTCTGCGTCCTCTGATATATCTCAAAATATTGTTAATGTAGCTGATGACTCTAATACATCCCTAAATAAGTTAAATGAAGCCAATGATAGCGTTCTCAATTTAATAGATGTGTTTTCTCAGGTTATTCTAAATGTAAACAATATAATTTGCAAAGTTGAAGAAACCTCTTATGTATCCTCTAAAGGCAAAATGGACATAAATAAAATTACTGAACAAATGCTTAACATAGAAAATAGAGTTAATTCTTTATCTGAAGTTATCTCTAAATTAAAAACACACTGTGACAACATAAATAACTATAGTAACGTTATTTCCGACATAGCTGAAGAAACAAATTTACTTTCCCTAAATGCCAATATTGAAGCTGCTCGTGCTGGTGAAAATGGAAAAGGCTTTAGTGTTGTAGCTGATAAAATTAGAAGTCTTGCAGATGAATCAGGTAAAGCCGCTAGTGAAATAGGTAATCTAATACGAGAGATGAATGAAGACTCAATAAAAGCTATAAATTCAATGAATGCTGGAAAAAAAGAAGTTACTAGTGGAAAAGTTATTGTGGAGCAAACTAATTTAACCTTTAATGAAATAGCGAATTCTATAAACTCTATTTTAGCTGCAACATCCGAAGTAACGGCTTCAATGAGTACCGTAAAAAACTCAAGTGAAAATGTATCTTCAACTATGAGTTCCA is from Clostridium acetobutylicum ATCC 824 and encodes:
- a CDS encoding methyl-accepting chemotaxis protein, which gives rise to MISDKLTNPLIKLQKLSDLIASGDLTTNDYEIKSNDEFGNLTHSFFTMSQNLKNLIIQIKESSSRLEDVSTEMLKSCSESASASSDISQNIVNVADDSNTSLNKLNEANDSVLNLIDVFSQVILNVNNIICKVEETSYVSSKGKMDINKITEQMLNIENRVNSLSEVISKLKTHCDNINNYSNVISDIAEETNLLSLNANIEAARAGENGKGFSVVADKIRSLADESGKAASEIGNLIREMNEDSIKAINSMNAGKKEVTSGKVIVEQTNLTFNEIANSINSILAATSEVTASMSTVKNSSENVSSTMSSIKNITLNNSSKIQNVAASTEEQSAFSDEIKNQATKLHDVSSKLHDNIATFKI